From the genome of Alosa sapidissima isolate fAloSap1 chromosome 14, fAloSap1.pri, whole genome shotgun sequence, one region includes:
- the LOC121682348 gene encoding uncharacterized protein LOC121682348, with the protein MTGLSLQPKMMRHFMTICVFCKLYMVQTEIPQQSGPLTRAHIDENVTLECSFSAHLKSNRFYWFKQTVGHRPSIVVQSQAHGSTAYSQGFENGRFKLDKGGLRFHLIIENASRSDEGMYFCGMKLLYGIIFGNGTFLSIEGEQWSATERVVQAPIPDPVYQGDSVTLQCTVRMEKRTEEYRVLWFRRSAGESQPGLIYSPTNRSRECEDHCVYRLPKSNLTLSDSGVYYCVVDICGHVIFGNGTVLEIRSLALFNTVVSLGAILGLCICLGLYLVWQNTRECKHCKGKCAQAAEPAESPLNQFETQGGGADLTVVNYTALHLSERKPKAGRKRETLTHGGVYSDVRYHEQQAF; encoded by the exons ATGACCGGCCTAAGCTTACAGCCCAAAATGATGAGACATTTTATGACAATTTGTGTGTTTTGCAAACTTT acATGGTGCAGACAGAGATTCCTCAGCAGTCTGGACCCTTAACCAGAGCTCACATTGATGAAAATGTTACCCTGGAGTGTTCCTTCTCAGCGCATCTTAAATCAAATCGCTTTTACTGGTTCAAACAGACAGTAGGACACAGACCCTCTATTGTGGTACAGTCACAAGCGCACGGTTCCACAGCATACTCTCAAGGTTTTGAAAATGGACGTTTCAAACTTGACAAAGGAGGGTTACGCTTCCATCTGATCATTGAAAATGCTAGTCGCTCAGATGAGGGAATGTACTTCTGTGGAATGAAATTATTATATGGCATCATATTTGGAAATGGAACATTTTTGTCAATTGAAG GTGAGCAGTGGTCTGCTACTGAAAGAGTGGTCCAAGCCCCAATACCAGACCCAGTTTATCAAGGAGATTCAGTGACTCTGCAGTGCACAGTAAGGATGGAGAAACGAACAGAGGAGTACAGAGTGCTCTGGTTCAGAAGATCTGCAGGAGAATCCCAGCCAGGTCTTATTTACTCTCCCACAAACAGGAGCCGCGAGTGTGAGGATCACTGTGTCTACAGGCTTCCCAAGAgcaatctcactctctctgacagTGGAGTCTATTACTGTGTTGTGGATATATGTGGTCATGTCATTTTTGGAAATGGAACAGTACTGGAAATTA gaTCCTTGGCATTATTTAATACCGTGGTGAGTTTGGGAGCTATACTGGGCTTATGCATTTGTCTTGGACTGTATCTGGTGTGGCAAAACACAAGAGAGTGTAAGCACTGCAAAG GGAAATGTGCTCAAGCAGCTGAACCAGCTGAATCTCCTTTGAACCAATTTGAAACACAG GGTGGGGGTGCTGACCTTACGGTGGTTAATTATACAGCTCTTCATTTGTCAGAGAGGAAACCCAAagcaggaagaaagagagagacattgacACATGGTGGTGTGTATTCTGATGTGCGGTACCATGAACAACAGGCCTTCTAA